The Longimicrobium sp. genome includes the window GAACATCAGCCAGTGCAGGTGCGAGCGGGGATGCTCGCCCTCCCACTCCGGCTCAGGCCGGGGACGCCCGCCGCGCCACTCCCACCAGCCCGCCAGGACCCTGGCGGGGACGAGCGCCCACGGATATCCCGGCGGCTCCCCAGGAAAGCGACGCAGGTACCGCGAGCACGGGGTGCACAGGATGCGCGGCGGCGGCCGCTCGGCGCGTGAGCTTCCGTGAGCGCCAGTCACCGGTCCCGTGCACGCCCGGACATCCGGCGGCTCGCCGCGCATGCCTACTCCTCCGGAACGGCTCGGGCCCGGCGACGAGTGGGACGTCGGCGGGCGGGGGGCGCATCCATCCCGAGCTCCGAGCGCACCCACTCCGGAACACTGTCTCCGGCTCGGTGGTGGCCGCTCGCGAGCGCTTCCGCCAGCTCCCGGCGCACGCGGGATCGCGCAGTTCCAGGCAGGTCCCGCGTGAGCGCGGCGAGCAGGACCGACGCGAGCGGTGTGGAACCCGGGGGGCGGTTCTCGGCCCAATCGCGGATTCGGCTGAGATGCGTCGCGATCGGGACCGTTTCCAGGGCCAGGAACTTCCGCAGCACGATTCGCCCGACGCCGATCTCCTCGGCGACGCCCGCGAGGCCGCGATGCACCGCGATCTCGCGCCGGAGAGCCGATCGAAGCGCCTCCAACTCCCGCTCAGCCGAGAGGAGGTCGACTTCGGCCTTCTCGATCGGTCCTGGCCCGATCAGTCTCCCGATTCCCACCATCGCGGCACCTCCGGACGAGTGGCTCTTTCGCAGGATCCGAGAATTCAGATGGACAAAGTGGCCGGGAGAGCCGCGTGCCGGGCGATTCCGCGCGCCGCGCTTGAAGGAACGCTGCCTCCCGTCGCCGGGCGAGGAGCCATTTGCCACGTCCTCGGTTGGCCACGGGCTCCCCCGAACGTCTCCGCTGGCTCCTCACCGGCCGACGCCGAATGCGGCGCGGACATCCGGCGCGGGCCACGGTAGCGGCTGCCTCCGCGCTGCATAGGCCTCCTCCACCGCGCGGAGCACCTCCGCCGCAGCGAGGGTGCGCTGCGGCTCCGGAAGCGACCTCACGAGGTATCGCAGGGCGGCGATCTCGCCACCTCCGTCGGACGCCGCCGGGTCGTTCGCGCACACATGCCAGAACCAGGTCTCGAGCTTGCGCCGGGTTTCGGCCTGAGGCGCTCGTACCTCACCCTGGATGAGCTGCCTCAGCGTATCCGGGCTCACTCCCACCGTGCGGGCGGCGGCGCGTAGACCCAGCGCTTCGACCCGCGACTCCACGAAAACCCGAAGATCCACGGTCGGAACTCTCGGGGCTACCGCATCCGTGTCGCGCGTGGGATCAGCCACCGTTCGAGGCCCGGTACCGGGTGGCGCTCGCATCGAATCGCTGCCGCCACCGTTTGCAGCTCTCGCCGGGACCACCATCCGCGGCAGCAGGCTCGCGTCCGCACCAGGGGCAATCACATGGTCGTTGCTTCTTTCGATCATCCCCTGTTTGCGCGGCTTCGCCGCTCATTGTGGACCTCCTCCATTTAGGGCCGAGCGCTCCATCAAGGCTTTGATCCGATGATCCGCCAGCACGCGGCCGACGATCCACCAGGTGTAGAGCCAGGTGGAGTCCTGCGGCACGCGCGCCTGGTAAGCCGCGAACGACTCGTGTTCGCGGACGGCCACCGGAAGCGGCGCCCCGATCACCCACGGCTCGAGCTGCTGCTGCAGGACCCGCAGGCGGTCAGCCAGTGAAGCCCTCGTGGCACGCCGGATGATCCGCTCGACCTCCGCCTCGTGGGGGTCCGGCGGCAGGGGCGGGCGGCCCGATGTGGCCGGCTTCAGGCGCGCATAGGACCGGTTTCGCTCCCGCAAGCACGTCTTGCACAGCCGTGTGCGGATCCTGACCCGCACTCCATCTCGAACCTCCCACCCGGGGTTCCACGCGGTGTTCTCGGGGGTGAACTCATGGCCCCGCAGGCAGTGGGTCCGGGGCGTGTGCTTCCGCGTCCTGCCCATCTCCCGGGCCAGGCGCCTCGCGGCCGACGGGTCCAGCGCCGCGAGGTCGAACGGGCTGACGCACCGCTCGTTTCCGCACGTCGTCGTGACGACGCGGCCTGATGGAATCGGACCGCACCACAGCCGGTACGAGACACGACGCGCCAGCTGTTCACCCAGTGCTTCGAATCTCGGAAATCCCTGGCCGCCAGGCGCAGGGTGGTACGACCCGCCCCACTCCCAGCACCCCGTCTCCGGATCGACCCGCACCCGCGCGGCGATCTTCTGCGCCAGGGTCGGGGGCGACGGCTTCGAGCGGCAGGCTCGCGCGATGCATCGCCGCTCCGGCGCCCGCTGTACCGACGATCCGGTCCGCTGCTCGAACGCGACGACGAGCTGCCGGACGCGCTCGCGTGAGAGTCCGATGCGCTCACCGACGGTCTTGTAGGTCTCTTCCTCAGAGGCCGTGTACGCGGCGACGACGGCGGCCTCACGAGCCGGATCGCGGGTGAGTGGCAATCCGGCCACGGTCACGAGCCGAGGCAGATCGCGCGTGGAGCCGCGCACACCGCCGGGCTTCCTGCAGCCTCACCGCCGCACCCGGCCTGGATTTGCCGAGCCACGCTCCGCGCCAGGTCGCGCAGCGACTGCGCGAGTGGCCGCGTTCGGTCCACACGGATCCGCGAATCCATGAGCCGAAGGAACACCACGATCACCTGGGACCTTGCCTGGTCGGGACTGAGCCCCGCCGCCTCCAGCTCCCGCCGGACCGACTCCCGGTGGCGAGCGAACAACGTGGCGAACGCCTCGCCGGCGCCGGTGGCGAGGTAGAGCACTTCGTCGGGATGCAGCACTCGCGGGCGTGGCGCTGGAGGTTTCAGGGCTGTGTAGCCGCGGTCGAGAGCGCGGCGATCAGCGGCCTCAGCTCACGCTGACCGGCACCTTGCCCAAGCCGAAGCATGATCTGGTCAAGACGCGCGGCCGCATTCTGCACGTCCGCCGAGGAGACCGGCTGGCGGCCAGATGCAGGCTGGCTTCCGGCCAACGCACGGCTGCTGCGAAGCAACTCGGAGAAAGCGGGTGAAAGCTGGTTCGCGGGGACCGAGGCATCGGAAGTGGAACTCGGGAGCGCCACCGCGTCCAATTGCACGGGGACCATTGCCGTCGGCGCAGCAGAGGGGCTGGACCCGCTGATCGACTCAGGCTCGCAAGCAGTGACTACCACGAGCACGATGGCGAAGAGCGGTAGTGCGCTTCTCATGCGGAACATTCGTCCCTCCTGGAAACGAGCTGAGGAAATTGGAGCGGTCTCGGCTCCCCACGACCCTGTCACGCCCGCCGTGTAATTTCCGGGGCCGGTCGGGGAGGACGGGCGCCATCCGATCCCGCACCGCGCGGCCCGATGTTGTGGGTGCCCGGCGGGATCGTGAGGATGTTCCCCCGCCGGGGAGCGTTCGGCTCTTCGGGAGCCGTCGCCTTCGTTTCGTCGCGACGATCCCCCATCAGGGCTCCTCTCGCCGCGTGTCGTCCTGGTGCGCCGTAAGCGCGCGCACCCGCTCCTGGAGCTCGTGGATGTACCTGCGGAGCGGCGGCGGGAGCGCCGCGATGTTGACCTCCGTAGGACGCCAATCGGCGTATCCGCTGGAGGGATCGTCGTCGGCTTCCAGCATTTCCTCGTACGCGTCGAGCGCGCCGGGGAGCGGGATCGTGCGGCGGCGAACGAAGGCCTTCACCGCAGCCATGCCGAGCCCGGTGCGGGCCGCGACGGCCGCCGGCCCCAGCAGCTCCACCCAGCGGGCGACGTGCGGACGGAGCCGGGCGGCGCGCACTTCGCGCGGCTCGGGTTCGTCCGGCGCGTTCGCGCGCGGCGGGAGCGGGATCGCCCGGCGCGTATCGCTGGGAGGGCGCGGCATCAGAACGGCGTCCGGCCTCGGCTCGGCTGCACATCGACGTCATTTCCCGACTGCACGTCATTGCACGACGGCGTCACCGGCAACACCACGAGCGTAAGGGGTAGCGCGAGGCGACGTTTCATTTCATGACGCGGGAGCGGAGGCGACGCGGAGTCGGGACTGCAATCCCGGGAACTCCGAATTCTTCGAGCAACGCGGCGGCTTCGACCGCCAACGGCTGCTCCACGCGGCGGGTCGCGATCGCGAGGGCGCGCCGCGCACTTTCCTGCGCCATGCGCACCTCCGTGACGTCGGCCGCGGCTCGCGCGAGTTTCAGCAGGTACCGTGCGGCCTCGGGCGTTTCGCCAAGGCGCTGGAGGGCGTCCAAGACATCCAACCACGCCTGCTGGAGAACGGTCTGCTCCCCCGCGCCGCCGGCCGCCTTCACTAGCAGCGTCAGCGTCTCGATTCGTTCTCCGTGCGGGCGCCTGGTGGGGAGGAGGTTCTGGAGGATGTGCATCGCTGCGAGGCTGTTGTCGCCCCGGCGAAGCATCAACTCGGCGAGATCGTGCAGGAGTGCGGGGATGTCCGGATGCTGCTTGCCCAAGGCGCTGAGGGCGGTCTGCGCGTACCGCTCGGCGTCATCGTGGTCATCCGCCGCGACAGCGGCCTTGAAGAGACCGTAGTACGCCTGACCGCGCGTGGCCCATAGACTGTGGCGCCGCGCGGCGCGGGTGGCCTTGAGAAAGCACGTGCGCGCGCGCGCCACCTGGTCGCGCAAGAGCATCACGCGCCCCAGCTCGACCCAGGCATCTCCGTACGAGGCCCAGTCTCCCGAGCGGCGTCCAAGCGCGATCGCGCGGCGCAGCCAGTCCTCAGCCAGGGTGAGGCGGCCGAACCCCGCGGTGAGCTGGCCGACCCGCATTGCGACCGACGCGTCGGCGGGGCTCGCGGCGGCAGCCGCCTGGGCGAACCACACGGCGGTCTGCGGGACCCGGGCCGAGACCGCCCAGTCGGAGAGGCGCTCGCAGCAGTAGGTGACGTGGCTGGCGTCCTCGACCACGTCGCTGCGCAGGAGACCCGTCAGCAGCTCGACGGCGGCGAGAGCCTCCCCCGCCAGCCCGGCGTGCTTCACCTGCCGCTCGCGCCGGCTCAGCGCACCGGCTGTGAACAGGCGAGGCCTCTCCTCGGGCTCGGTGCCGGCCCACAGCAACACGTCGCGGTTGATCTGCCAGAGCAGCATGCCCAAGTCGCTGCGCAGCTCGTCGAGGATCTCCACGCCGTCCATCTGCGCTATGGAGCCCGGCTCGCGAAACAGCACAGGAGGAAGACACCAGCGCTTGCTCGACTTCCGGTGCGCGGGCCGGAGCTGCTTCCACGCCTCGCCCCTACGGGCACGCCGTGAGCCGTTGTTCCGGTCGGCGCCACTCGGTGGCGCACTTTCCTGATCGCGTGAGTCGGACATTAGCTGATAGTTCGATACGTCTCGGACTTGGCGGCGGCGACGTATAGGCCCTGAATTAAAAACCCCAATCCATTAGGCTGCTGGGTCGAACGCACACCGTCACATTCGTGGCGTTAAACATCCGCACTGGAATGGTGATCGTAAAGTCTCCCGCTATGACGGCAAAGGCTTCGTCCCGATCTACGACATAAAAGGAGCCGCAATATTTTGCGATAAGAAGAGGGACTTTCGAGAACTGGGGCGGGATAACAAAAAAAGGGGAGTTGTGATCGGCCCTGCGATATGGCGTGAACCGGAAGCGCAAGTGTATCTTTCTGCCACACCCGTCGCGATTCTGCCTTCGCCGCGTACCTCCGAGGTGACCATGAAGCCCACACGCATTCTCGTCGCGATTATCGCAGTCTCAGGAGCTGCCCTCGGGTGCAGCGGAACGAATCCAACCGCGACACCTCATGAGGCGCCGCGGTTTGACTCAGGGTACGGAATGGGTTCGGGAAGTGTTACAGGAGGAACATCTGAGACAACTCAATTTGATTCCGCGAGTCGGAATGGTTACGGCATGGGATCCGGAAGCTAGAACTCGACGTCGGGGGGCGGTCCGTCCTCATGGCGCTTGGTAAAGGTCGGACCACGCCACGCTGTCATTCGTCGCGGTACGTCCGCAAGAAGCTGGAACAACCGGTCCCACGGGTAACCGGTTAGGGGTCTTGAGTCGTACTGTGGAACAGTACGCGTAGTACAATCTGACAAAAGCTTAGTTGCATCTCTGGCTTCGGCGGTACCGGCCACTGCCCGTGCGGCGCCTTCACGCGCATATATCTCCGCGTGTTCCCACAGACCTAGCGACTGTGCACCAAATGCTAGGTTGTTAAACACGGCACTTCCATGTACTGGAAAGCGCGTGATGAAATCGAGCGCTTTACCCATCGCTTCCATATACCGTGCTTTGTCTCCGCCACCAGCGACGGCCCTCGCGTAGGTACTCCAACCAAGCGCCTGATCGACGGGAGCGATATTCGCCCGCGTCACCAACTCTAACAACGGCAGCGCTATTTCATACCTGCCCTGGCGAACAAATAGCATTCCAATATCGTGAACGACAGCTGGGAAACGCGGGTTATGAACACCGTACCACTCTAGGCAATCGATTGCCGTCTCTGCAGCTTCATTGAAATATCCTAGGTCGGCCTGTAGCAGAAGGAGATCATGAGCGGTCCGCGCAGCGAGCCAGCGCTCGCCACTCTCCGACTTTGCTGCTCTGGCGGCCGCGTGAAAGTAATCAATTGCCGCTTGCACTTTACCCTGAGCAGCCCGAATCGTACCAAGCCCGAGGTTGCCTCGCACATACTGCGCCCACTGGGATTTATGCCTCGCAAAGTTGATTGCTCGCTCGTAGTAAACTTCCGCGCGAGAGGGCTGTCCCAGAAGCCGGTTCGTACGAGCTGCAAAATTTAATGCTCTCGGACTTTGCGGCAGGATAGCGGCACATGCCTCTGCATATTGAAGTGATGTGACCGTTAGCCCCTTACGCCCCGCCCACTTAGCGATCAATCTGCAAGCATCGGCAGCTTCAAAGGCACTCACATATTCTTCAGAGTGCAATAATTGATAGAGCGTAGCAAGTGTTTTTCGGATGGCTCGAGGCGTAGCACTCGAGTAGGTGTGCACTTTCCGCACGGTAACGCGGATGTAGTCTCTTCGATCGGGAGGAGTATCAGCCCAAAGGCGAACACCGCGTACTCGTAAGAACAACTCTGCAGCGAGCGGACCATCAACGCTCGACGCGAGCTCCTGAACGAATTCTAGAAAAGACCGCTCGCCCGGAAGAGCAATGGGACGCCTCCAATAGGTCCCACGCTCCAAACGATCCCGCGTCTTGCGCGTGCTAATGGTCGGCAACCCCTGGACAATTTGTTACCAGTCGACGAAGCGTACTGGCCCGATAATAACCATGCATATTCCCAGATTTTACCGGCGAACGTGTCCTCTTTGGATTTAAGCCGGGGTTCGTGGCGTTTCCAGAGCGGTATTATTAGACTGCGGACTGCCGGAATCGGCACAACCTCTTACCCCATCAAGGAGTAGACGCCATGAAAACCGCGCGCACTCTGTTCACCACCATGGTTGTGGTGGCAGCCACCGCCGCTTGCTCGGAACATCCGACCAAGACGGAACCCCTAACCACGCCGAGCGCTCTTTTCGACGGTAGTTCCCCGCCTCCTGACACCACCGGCGGGATGCGCGGCGGATCGTACGGATCAGGTCACTAAGCCGGTGGGGATTCACCTGGTGGGCGTCCACGCTTCGGTCCGCTCCACAACCGGAGTTTGATCCGGCACGCCCGCGTTATGGTTTCAATGCGGTTTAAAGCCGGGGGGGGCGTTTCGGGCACCCCCGGCTCCCTTATCCGCACACGATCTAATAGCTCTAGCGAAGTTCGCTCTACTTCAAACATACGGCGCGCGCGTGCCACCTCAGCAGCGTTTCTTGCCACGTGTTCGGCAACATCCCAATCTTCTGCCAATTGTGCCGCGTATCCAAGACTCCGCAGAGTTGCAGGGGCGAATTCCGGATACGTTTCCAGCAGATCCAAGGCCGTATCTCTCGCTTCGTGATACAAATCCGTGCGATGCGCACCCGCTGCCGCCTGCGCCATGGTTCCCCAAGCGAGCACCGGGTCTTGAGGGCGCCGCATTGTTTTGATCGCCTGTTGAAGCAGATTGAGAGCGGGAGAATAAAAGGCACAAGCTACGAAGAGATAAGCTACATCGTGCACCAAGAATGGCACTAGCGGATGATGGATTGGATAATGATCAAGCGCGTTAAGTGCGTATTGCTCGCCTGCCTTGTATTGCTTTAATTCCGAACAAATCGCGAGCAGGTTATGTTCCGCCTCACCCGCCATTCGCATATGCCGCTCGTTGTAAGCTGCCCGAGCAGCCTTATCTATTATCCTACGTGCACGATCATACCGTCCCAAGCTGTACATTAGCCATCCGTAGCCAACAAACGCACTAAACTTCTCACCGAAGTCGTTGGCTAGGACTGCTAAGACACGGCCTCGAACATACCATGGGCCAGCACGGGCGGGCAGACCAGCACGCCGGCACGTACGAGCGGCTAAGTTCGCAAGAGAAGCGTCATTCGACTTCACCAGGGCTGCCGCTTCGGCAAAGTGGGCAGCCGTCTGCAGGTATGCCCGATCTTCGGCCCACTGGTATACCTGACGGCATGCCTCGGCTACCTCGTCCCGCACAAGATCAACGGGGGTGCGAACTAAATCGCGGAATCGCTCCAGGGATTCCATAATTTCGGGAATCGCTTTACCAGCGTCCGACCAAAGATCAGCGGGCGGTGGGTGGAACAGGTAAATGCGGTCCCCAGGGTCGGAGCGCGCCCATAGCGCGACGTCACGCAAGGATTCCCAAAGCGCCAATGCAACTAACCGCTCAGAACACAATTCATCCAAGATCTCGAAATCGCGGCGCCAACTTGGAATAGGCGGCACGATTTGCCGACGACTGGACCGCCGCGGC containing:
- a CDS encoding sigma factor-like helix-turn-helix DNA-binding protein, with amino-acid sequence MRGSTRDLPRLVTVAGLPLTRDPAREAAVVAAYTASEEETYKTVGERIGLSRERVRQLVVAFEQRTGSSVQRAPERRCIARACRSKPSPPTLAQKIAARVRVDPETGCWEWGGSYHPAPGGQGFPRFEALGEQLARRVSYRLWCGPIPSGRVVTTTCGNERCVSPFDLAALDPSAARRLAREMGRTRKHTPRTHCLRGHEFTPENTAWNPGWEVRDGVRVRIRTRLCKTCLRERNRSYARLKPATSGRPPLPPDPHEAEVERIIRRATRASLADRLRVLQQQLEPWVIGAPLPVAVREHESFAAYQARVPQDSTWLYTWWIVGRVLADHRIKALMERSALNGGGPQ
- a CDS encoding tetratricopeptide repeat protein; protein product: MHTYSSATPRAIRKTLATLYQLLHSEEYVSAFEAADACRLIAKWAGRKGLTVTSLQYAEACAAILPQSPRALNFAARTNRLLGQPSRAEVYYERAINFARHKSQWAQYVRGNLGLGTIRAAQGKVQAAIDYFHAAARAAKSESGERWLAARTAHDLLLLQADLGYFNEAAETAIDCLEWYGVHNPRFPAVVHDIGMLFVRQGRYEIALPLLELVTRANIAPVDQALGWSTYARAVAGGGDKARYMEAMGKALDFITRFPVHGSAVFNNLAFGAQSLGLWEHAEIYAREGAARAVAGTAEARDATKLLSDCTTRTVPQYDSRPLTGYPWDRLFQLLADVPRRMTAWRGPTFTKRHEDGPPPDVEF